In Saccharospirillaceae bacterium, the sequence TAATAAATGCGGCCTTCATTTCAGTGTTATCAGTCATCGTGGTTGTCATGAGTTTCCATCCTTAAAGTAGGTCTTGGTTAAGTGATGGGTTTAGTGTTGATGATAATGATAGATATATCTAATTGATGTTTGATATAAAAAGCATTGATAAATATGATGTGTTGAAAGTACTGATACCGTTTTCTGATATGCCGAGAATCGACCTCAACCTGATTGTTATCTTTGATGCCATCATGAAAGAGCAATCCATCACCGCTGCTGCTGAGCAACTGGCGATGACCCAACCTTCCGTTTCCAACGCTTTGTCGCGTATGCGTCATCAGTGGCGTGATCCGCTTTTTGTAAAAGATGGCAGGGGAGTAAAGCCAACCCCCTACGCTGAGCAATTATGGCAACAGATCAATAATCCGATTGCAGAGATTCAGCAGGCAATGACGCCAGTGGAATTTGTACCACAACAGGCGCGCCGTCAGTTTCGAATTGCTTTAACTGATGGCATGTCAGGCATCTTATGGTTGCCGCTGCGACAATATATTGAGCAGCATGCGCCCGGAATCGATATTTATGCTGTGCCTTATAAGGCCGACGGAGAGGAGTTGCTACTAGCTGCCAATGTTGATCTGGTGATGGATTATTATCCGGGGCGTAATAAACAGATTCACAGCGAATTAGTTTTTGATAATCACTTTGCTTGTATTATGCGGCCGGACCATGAAATGGCGAGCCAGAATCTGACATTAAACCGTTTTATTCAGCAGGACCATTTATTGGTGTCTCTATCTGGTGACCCCCAGGGCATGATGGATAGTCTGTTGGCTAAGCAAAATAAACAACGCCGCATTGCTATGACGGTCAACAGTTTTTCCGGGGCACTGGAAATTTTACGGGAGAGTAATCTGATTGCTGTGATGCCGTATTCGATTGCCTGTCAATCCATTGAGCGCGGCGAGTTGGTTGCGAAAAGACTACCGTTGTCCATGGTGCCCGCACCTATTTCTATTGCTTGGCATACTCGTCATCAGAGAGATCCAGGATTAGCATGGCTACGGGAAGTATTACGCGAACTGTTGAGCAATTTGGATAAAGGTTATCAGCAAGCGTTGCAGCATTTATAGCCGATTTTACGAGTTTTTACCGGTATTAAATGCCCTCCCGTTAACACGAGAGGGCAACGAATTAATCGGCTAAGCAATCCATCAAACGAGCTTCATCCAGCATTTTGTAACGATCATATTCTTTCAGGAAAGGAATATGGGGTAAGTCATTCACCAGAATTCCAACACCTTGCTGATGAAACGGATTAGCTTCCACATCATAAGACAGTGGATTACCTAACTTAATCGCAACGGCTTGTAACTTCATCAAATCCTGGCCAAGGCGATAGGTTTCTTCTGCGCTTTCACAGCGATAATACAAGCTGTGTAACGCACCAAAGCCTAATGATTCCACTAGGTGTTTGGTCATTGGCAAATACACATTGTGGTAACGCTCAAACTCATCGATATCCAGCAGTGCGGTATTGACGGCTTCTGTAATGGCAAATGCATCGCTGCTGTTTGTTGCATTTAATTCCGACAGAGTCTGTTGAGCCAGTGCTTGCAGTTCGTCTGAAAATACGTCTGCCGGAGCCATTGGGTAATCAAATCCCAGGTTATCCTCCATCGGCACGAAATCGTTAGCGATGATCATAACGCCTTTCTTAATGTGTGGAACTGCGCGGGCGTCAAAGGTCGCGGCCACCGGTAGCAGTAGCGTTTCAGTCGTAATGAGCTTACTGAACAAAGCATCAGTAGCACCATCAGTTTGTTCAGCGTATTGGTGTTTGCGCTCTTTATACAGTTCAATGGCATCTTTTAAGTGCTGTTCGAAGCCATCAATACAGCCAGTGAGTAATAAAGTGGCACATAACAGTAATGATTTGCAGTATTGTAACATCGTATTCATAAGTCCCTGGTTAGTGTCTGTAGAAGACGTTATTTTATAGAAGTGATGAACGCGTGATTATAAATGTATTAAAGTGAGGAAGCAGCGGCCATAACTGAACAATTCGAGACAAGTTGCTCTCTTTTTCTCGAGGGCGCATCAGCTGATGGTGATTTTTTAATCCCAGGGGAAGAGACAACAGGGCAGTTATTTAGAGACCTGGTTGCAGCAGGGACAGGTTCTAAAGTGAGATGGAGTTTTGATGCCAGGTCTAAAGAACTTGGAGAAGGAAAAATTATAGAATTTATAAAAGATAGCTTGGTTGAAAAATCAGGAGATTATAAGGTTGGTTCGTTTCATAGATATAAATTGATTATAAATTATAATTTTACATAACTCAGATACCAGACAGAGTTCGATATTTTTGTTATTGGCAAAAAAAATAATGTGATTATCATTCGACTTTCAAGGATTATTTAATAATAAATAGGAAGTAATAAAAATGTCAAATAATATATTATCAAAATTAGTTGTAGGCTCATTATTTTTAGCAGTCAACTCGTACTCTCTGCCGATAGGAGTTGTAAATGGTGACAATGTAAGTATAAAAACAAAAGGTCTTATAAATACTACAACCTACGTTGACGGGAAGGCACATATAGATCTATCAGCAAGATATATATACGACAAAGGAACAAAAACTGTATACACGAAAAAGTCTAAAGCCATTGATTGGAATTTTACTCCGACTACCAATGGTTTTTATCAGATAAGAAGTAAAAGCCGACCTGGTGGCTGTATATATGATCCGAAGCGTACTACTATCGCAAGATTTGATAAGACTTGTAATTACAATTGGCCTCGAAATGAATGGCGGTTAGAGAAAATGTACAATGCTTACAGAATCAGAAATAAGACCACAGGTTATTGTA encodes:
- a CDS encoding LysR family transcriptional regulator, with the protein product MFDIKSIDKYDVLKVLIPFSDMPRIDLNLIVIFDAIMKEQSITAAAEQLAMTQPSVSNALSRMRHQWRDPLFVKDGRGVKPTPYAEQLWQQINNPIAEIQQAMTPVEFVPQQARRQFRIALTDGMSGILWLPLRQYIEQHAPGIDIYAVPYKADGEELLLAANVDLVMDYYPGRNKQIHSELVFDNHFACIMRPDHEMASQNLTLNRFIQQDHLLVSLSGDPQGMMDSLLAKQNKQRRIAMTVNSFSGALEILRESNLIAVMPYSIACQSIERGELVAKRLPLSMVPAPISIAWHTRHQRDPGLAWLREVLRELLSNLDKGYQQALQHL
- a CDS encoding RICIN domain-containing protein, which gives rise to MSNNILSKLVVGSLFLAVNSYSLPIGVVNGDNVSIKTKGLINTTTYVDGKAHIDLSARYIYDKGTKTVYTKKSKAIDWNFTPTTNGFYQIRSKSRPGGCIYDPKRTTIARFDKTCNYNWPRNEWRLEKMYNAYRIRNKTTGYCMEADSGGTLLRVKSCSNNNDLQLFYID